A DNA window from Hordeum vulgare subsp. vulgare chromosome 1H, MorexV3_pseudomolecules_assembly, whole genome shotgun sequence contains the following coding sequences:
- the LOC123426886 gene encoding uncharacterized protein LOC123426886, translated as MFHAARPSRPTAVSAKRGFPQLCGGRMAELLPRPSPHPFPPPPPLAAGGTIVRVRGEAEVARGRREGGGDEEDHVEVAVPVAAGGDDVAVSGGLVGDSAAGVSDLVALEERGCGGGELERKRGLKFPARPPPKRRAVSAVRRFPPGCGRDGPPLIVGCDHDVLPVGTAPSRGARPAGSGAREEGGLPLQAAPANAGVRVLEKVTASDGGAPVSDGDRRGPEAAPVKSSDGTERGASLVMKDRGRTWPISRLLPKRRMVSANRRFPPGCGRDAVVPLASRGGGEASLQLEALPSAGDLGALVDGRCSNLFAMDTIEAVSKNALDATVDVQELEDGEIPPEPDHVLEELPVTHSNSLHELTADRLECVSIVADEPSVGLFPNEKISVNMLQHKGKSVSWEVAEDLKAMNKSEGSSPKAASKPSAQGPLKEYLGDTTEAVCKNVLDVIVEVHELEEGEIPTEPDHVLQENPVTRNNSLHDLTAGRLECVVPLMVDAEPSVRHFSNEKIPVNMMEHKGNSVSCEVAEALKVMNKCEGDSPKVASKPSPEDPLKEYLGDEKVSESCSMISASLDVVAGVHGDGIMRRMVTFTARKPSPEEGNSPKGSSKPSPEYPLKEYLGDKKVSESRSMKRASLDVVAGVHGDGIMRRMGTFTARKTSPEEGNSPKGASKPSLEDPLKEYLGDKKLPESCSMKRASLDVVPGVHGDGIMRRVVTFTARKASRLPVEANHKSKLVNLDRPCSMGKEKQSVVTMSESFAPRKKLKIKGPAQSKYLPMNTISTSAFHSKEKLKHEEASHLEDDEVLNAIAVHEGKLEMYLNDPSWRRMQQGGQATDARSKVRMICRRFQFICRTLVQAVEQGSLKSRRIDLAADKLIRKLPGFTKHGPIVGKVAGVEIGDEFLYRVELAIVGLHRPYQGGIDTMKDINGMLIAISIVASGGYPDDLSSSGEIIYTGSGGKPAGKKENEDQKLLRGNLALKNCIKTKTPVRVIHGFKGPNREEGSHSKAKEVSIFTYDGLYHVVECWQEGLPGSRVFKYKLRRISGQPELPLHVAKGLRKSVARPGLCIADISQGKEKTPICVINNIDNARPASFKYITRIKGTSLTAKRSHHGCDCTDGCSDSAKCACVVKNGGAFPYNFNGAVVHAKPLIYECGPSCRCPPSCHSRVSQHGMKIPLEVFRTTKTGWGVRSLRSISPGSFICEYVGELLDSDEANQRMNDEYLFDIGHNYDIWKGMESILPGLSSSDPRSVTMDDDKGFTIDAAEYGNIGRFINHSCSPNLYAQNILWDHDDKRVPHIMLFAAENISPLQELTYDYNYEIDHVRDMNGEVKVKYCHCGSPQCRNRLY; from the coding sequence ATGTTCCACGCCGCGCGGCCTTCGAGGCCGACGGCCGTGTCCGCGAAGCGCGGCTTCCCACAACTCTGCGGCGGACGCATGGCTGAGCTTCTTCCTCGACCCTCGCCGCATccgtttcctcctcctcctcctctcgccgCGGGCGGGACCATCGTGCGGGTGCGCGGCGAGGCGGAGGTGGCCCGTGGGCGACGCGAAGGGGGCGGTGACGAAGAGGACCACGTGGAGGTGGCGGTTCCGGTTGCGGCGGGAGGGGATGATGTCGCGGTATCCGGCGGTTTGGTCGGGGACAGCGCGGCGGGGGTTTCTGACCTGGTTGCTCTGGAGGAGAGGGGATGCGGAGGCGGTGAACTAGAGAGGAAGAGGGGTTTGAAGTTCCCGGCGCGTCCGCCGCCCAAGCGGAGGGCCGTGTCCGCCGTCCGACGGTTTCCACCTGGCTGCGGGAGGGACGGGCCGCCTCTGATCGTGGGCTGCGACCACGACGTTTTGCCGGTTGGAACCGCACCTTCCCGTGGTGCTCGCCCCGCGGGCAGCGGTGCCAGAGAGGAGGGTGGCTTGCCGCTGCAAGCTGCCCCTGCCAATGCTGGTGTGCGTGTGTTGGAGAAGGTGACGGCTTCTGATGGTGGCGCTCCAGTGTCAGATGGGGATCGTCGTGGTCCAGAGGCGGCGCCGGTGAAATCTTCGGATGGCACAGAAAGAGGTGCCAGTTTGGTGATGAAAGACAGGGGGAGGACATGGCCAATCTCGCGATTGCTACCGAAGCGCAGGATGGTATCTGCCAACCGCCGCTTCCCTCCAGGCTGCGGGAGGGACGCGGTGGTACCACTTGCAAGCAGAGGAGGTGGTGAGGCTAGTTTGCAGTTGGAAGCCCTGCCTTCTGCTGGTGATTTGGGTGCATTGGTGGACGGCCGGTGTTCCAATCTGTTTGCCATGGACACTATAGAAGCGGTCAGCAAGAATGCTTTGGATGCAACAGTAGACGTACAAGAACTGGAGGATGGTGAGATTCCTCCGGAGCCTGATCATGTCCTCGAAGAGTTACCAGTTACTCACAGCAATAGCCTGCATGAGCTTACAGCTGATAGACTTGAGTGTGTGTCAATTGTTGCTGACGAACCTTCCGTGGGGCTTTTTCCTAATGAGAAGATCTCTGTGAACATGCTGCAGCACAAGGGGAAGAGTGTATCATGGGAAGTTGCTGAAGATCTCAAGGCGATGAACAAAAGCGAAGGCAGTTCACCCAAGGCTGCTAGTAAACCTTCTGCTCAAGGCCCTCTGAAAGAATATCTTGGGGACACTACAGAAGCAGTCTGCAAGAATGTTTTGGATGTAATAGTAGAGGTACATGAACTGGAGGAAGGTGAGATTCCTACGGAGCCTGACCATGTCCTCCAAGAGAACCCAGTTACTCGCAACAATAGCCTGCATGACCTTACAGCTGGTAGACTTGAGTGTGTTGTGCCGTTAATGGTTGATGCGGAACCTTCTGTGAGGCATTTTTCTAATGAGAAGATCCCTGTGAACATGATGGAGCACAAGGGGAACAGTGTATCATGTGAAGTTGCTGAAGCTCTCAAGGTGATGAACAAATGTGAAGGCGATTCACCCAAGGTTGCTAGTAAACCTTCTCCCGAAGATCCTCTGAAAGAATATCTTGGGGATGAGAAAGTGTCTGAAAGTTGTAGCATGATAAGTGCATCTCTTGATGTGGTGGCAGGGGTACATGGCGATGGTATCATGAGACGTATGGTAACATTCACAGCTAGAAAACCTTCTCCTGAAGAAGGCAATTCACCCAAGGGTTCTAGTAAACCTTCTCCTGAATATCCTCTGAAAGAATATCTTGGGGATAAGAAAGTGTCTGAAAGTCGTAGCATGAAAAGGGCTTCTCTTGATGTAGTAGCAGGGGTACATGGCGACGGTATCATGAGACGTATGGGAACATTCACAGCTAGAAAAACTTCTCCTGAAGAAGGCAATTCACCCAAGGGTGCTAGTAAACCTTCTCTTGAAGATCCTCTGAAAGAATATCTTGGGGATAAGAAACTGCCTGAAAGTTGTAGCATGAAAAGGGCATCTCTTGATGTGGTACCAGGGGTACATGGCGACGGTATCATGAGACGTGTGGTCACATTCACAGCTAGAAAAGCATCTCGGTTACCTGTTGAAGCAAATCATAAGTCCAAGCTGGTTAATCTAGATAGACCGTGTTCTATGGGGAAGGAGAAGCAGTCTGTTGTCACTATGAGCGAATCCTTTGCTCCCAGGAAGAAGTTAAAGATAAAAGGTCCAGCTCAAAGTAAATATCTTCCCATGAATACCATTTCTACATCTGCATTTCATAGCAAGGAAAAGTTGAAGCATGAAGAGGCTTCCCACTTGGAAGATGATGAAGTTTTGAATGCAATAGCTGTTCATGAAGGAAAGCTTGAGATGTACCTCAATGATCCCTCATGGCGTCGCATGCAACAGGGTGGCCAGGCCACTGATGCTCGGAGCAAAGTCAGGATGATTTGCAGAAGGTTTCAGTTTATATGCAGGACTCTCGTTCAAGCTGTGGAACAAGGTTCGCTGAAGAGCCGTAGAATTGATCTTGCCGCTGATAAACTAATCAGAAAATTACCGGGCTTTACCAAACACGGACCTATCGTGGGTAAAGTTGCTGGtgttgaaattggtgatgaatttTTATACAGAGTAGAGTTGGCCATTGTTGGCCTTCACCGACCGTACCAAGGAGGCATTGACACCATGAAGGATATTAATGGTATGCTTATTGCCATAAGCATTGTTGCGTCTGGAGGTTACCCTGACGACTTGTCGAGCTCAGGTGAAATAATATACACTGGCTCCGGAGGAAAGCCTGCTGGCAAAAAAGAGAACGAGGATCAAAAGCTTTTGCGTGGGAACCTTGCCCTGAAGAATTGTATCAAAACAAAGACGCCTGTCCGAGTAATTCATGGTTTTAAAGGTCCAAATAGAGAGGAAGGTAGTCATTCAAAGGCCAAAGAAGTCTCAATATTTACTTATGATGGGCTCTATCATGTGGTGGAGTGCTGGCAAGAAGGTCTACCGGGTTCAAGGGTCTTCAAATACAAGTTGCGAAGGATTTCTGGACAACCAGAGTTACCTTTGCATGTTGCTAAAGGGTTGAGAAAGTCCGTAGCGCGTCCTGGCCTGTGCATAGCCGATATATCACAAGGGAAGGAGAAGACCCCCATCTGTGTGATCAATAATATTGATAATGCACGTCCAGCATCATTTAAATACATCACTAGAATCAAAGGTACATCCTTAACTGCAAAAAGAAGTCATCACGGTTGTGACTGCACCGATGGCTGCTCAGATTCTGCTAAATGTGCTTGTGTTGTGAAGAATGGAGGAGCATTCCCATATAACTTCAATGGTGCAGTTGTCCATGCAAAGCCCCTCATATATGAGTGCGGTCCATCCTGTAGGTGCCCTCCTTCATGCCATAGCAGGGTCAGCCAGCATGGTATGAAAATACCACTGGAAGTATTCAGAACAACCAAGACAGGTTGGGGAGTAAGATCCCTAAGGTCCATCTCTCCTGGCAGCTTTATATGTGAGTATGTTGGCGAGCTGTTGGATAGCGACGAAGCTAACCAGAGAATGAATGATGAATATTTGTTTGACATAGGACATAACTATGATATTTGGAAAGGGATGGAATCAATTCTTCCAGGTTTGAGTTCGTCTGACCCTCGCTCTGTGACCATGGACGATGATAAGGGCTTCACAATAGATGCAGCTGAGTATGGTAATATTGGAAGATTCATCAACCATAGCTGTTCACCAAACCTCTACGCACAGAATATTCTTTGGGACCATGACGACAAAAGAGTCCCGCATATCATGCTCTTTGCTGCTGAGAATATTTCACCACTACAGGAGCTGACTTATGACTATAATTACGAAATAGATCATGTTCGTGACATGAATGGCGAAGTAAAAGTCAAATACTGCCATTGTGGTTCTCCACAGTGCCGCAACAGGCTTTATTAA